GAACACAACATGGTTGGTACACACGCCTGCGCCTCGTTTCCCAAGAAAGCGATTACCAGTAAGTGTGGCGGGCGATCCTCTCCGCGACAGACACGCGTACTTCGTGTCCCACTACACTCAAACCATCGCTATCACGCGTAGTAAAAAAAGTCGAGAGACCAGCGACGCAGAGACGAAGCAGAAAGGAATTTTGCCGTCAACGCTGCGTCTCCCTTTCATGCTCGTTGCCCGCAGAATGCTTCCCTGCGCCTGCGGAGCAGAGAAGCCCCGCACGCGCCACACCGCTTCTCACTTGCTAGGAGGTTCAGAAGTTCCACCACTTCGTGGGGCACGTACCTTTGGTGATCGTGCCGTCTGCCGTAATTGTGGTCTGAACACGACGCTGCCCCGacagaaaggaaaaaagcgCCAAAACGCAGCCCACCCCGCAAACCCCCATAAGTCCGTACATGTGCTGGAGAGCGTTGTTGCGAgtgcggtggccgcggctGAAGGTGGTCTCTTCGTGACCCATCGGCTCCTTGATGAGCTGATGGCCTAGACGTCGAGCGCAACGCCGGAGCATTTCCTTGATGAAGCAGCACGCGGGAAAAAATGAGGCAAACGAAGGAAaaaggagaaagaggagcCCGGGGTGGTACCCTCTGACAGACGTGGGAGGTGTGTGATGGGTCTCACCTCTAGGCGAATGGTATAAGTCCTTGTGTAGCCGGAAGGGGAGATGAGCGCATGTGAGTCCTTTCGGGAACGAGCAAAGGGGGAGAACGTCCTCAGCCGAGAGGGACGGGAAAAGGATGGTGGGGCGAAGGAGCGAGGGAAGGCAAACGAGAAGGGTTTCGGGAGGGTGAGGAGATCGGCGCTAAAtgcgaaaacaaaaaaataTGTTAGTCCACCCTTCTCGCAAGCGCAAGCTGATGAGACATACTTCTGCCTGCAGCAAGCCGCACGAACGCAGTCGTAGTTAGCCACACCCGACGACGCGATCAAGGTTGGCCAGACACTCTAGTATGTAGTCCATCTGCACCGGCGTCGGTCCAgctgacacacgcacacagaggaaGACGTgtctgcctcctccacagtgtgaaagagaagagagaagaccATCTTCAAATGTTCTGCTTTTTCAGAAGGAGCCATGCTCACATCCTCGAAATCAGTAACGTGTACGCCACATATATGTATTTTCTTCGTCATATCCAGACCTCCATGGGggacatatatatacatatatatatatatcggTGGTCATGAGGGCACTGCATTTACGAGGCTCACTGGACAGATACAGGATAGTGCCTTCGTTGGAGAGACAAGGGCgtgaggaggcgcacacagaagagagagagcgaggtgaACAATGAGCCTTGATGGTGtagagaaacaaaaaagtgaaatacacgcacacagtgaaaaaaaagggaggaggggggcatcGGAGAAAAATAGCAGCATGTTTATAGTCGGTGGGAATGGAAAACGAGAGAGGAACacaaaaaggaagagagaagaaaggcCTTGGTTTGCCATTACCCTCGTCCTCAAAAGTCATTGACGTTCGTGCGCATGCCTGCTACACTTCATTCAGTTTTAACTGCGAGCTTTACGGTCTGTCCCAATTCTGCTTCCCTACTTTTCTTCCATTCTGGTAAGAAGAGAGGTGTGTTGTTGCGCTCCGGTCGCTAAGAAAGACCCCGCGTGCGAGACAGAAGCTATACAAGATGTGGCAGATGCAGCTGTCACTTGGTCCGTGCGCTCTGTTCTCCTGGCATTCGTTGACGCACCCTCCCCGGGGGAACCTGCGCAAAAAAAGTAACAGAGAAaagaagacggagaagagaaacTAGACAAGTATGTTctcacatgcacacacacaccgaaaAGAAGGACAGAGTACCCCTGAGGCACACATCCATTATTCGTAAAATGTCGCAGAAAAgaagcacacatgcacacaaacTGCCTGAATCACGCCCGCTCACGCACATCCAGCACGATGCAgcgagaaaagagagaggggaaaaCGACGAGAACGAGCGGGAAACGGGCATGTCAAGTTTGCTCTCCTTCATTCTGTCACCGGTGACGCCTCTTTCACTTCACCAGCCCCGCCACCACAACCCTGCGGAGCGCGCCTGATAAACGCTACATGCGGGCTGTGCGCAGCTtgagtgcgcgtgcgtgcacatgCGTAAATACGTTTTGCAACCTCCACAGGCATCTTTCTTCtacgcccgcacgcacacttTAACCCGAAAAATGTGACACTTGGCATGGAAGCTATACAACGGGAACAGAAAAACAAGAAGCGCAGGGCGACTCACTGGAGTGCGGGTGTGAGTGTGTATACACGTCTGCATCGCAGAACAGCAAGAGCAACAGCACACATGGAGACACGCATACAgaaacacacagagaaaagagaagaatATTGTAGAGAGAAGCTGCTCAGGTATAAGTCATGCTGTCGCTTCTCTTCGTCCCAAATTTACAGGGAGGAAACACGGAGGTGGTTGCCAACGGATCCTTTGTTCGGTACGAGTGCGAGATTATGTGAGCCGTGGGGGAACTGAGGGGGGATCACCTTTTCGCCTTTTTTCCGCCAAAAGCTTGAGTTCTGTGACACCTCACAAGTATTGTGCCTCCCTGGaagctcgctgctgcgcataGAACCCTAGCACGAAGAAAATGACTACACATCCGTTTCTGCCGCTCAAAGGGTGCAAGAaagcgaggaagaggcccACGAAAGCGACAGCTAACAAAGCACCGAAACACAGAGAAAggcggtgagagagagagcagacaACGACATGACCAGTCACGTTAGTACCGCAACTGGTATAAAGAGGTAAAACACGGGCACACATCAAGGGACGGAAGAGGGAGACACATCCGCACACAAAAATAGGCTAAAGTAAAACGTgttcacacgcacacacaatgCACAACAACAAGGGGATAAAAAAAAGGAGTCCTTTTTCACCGGTCAAAGCCACAGCaaaaggggaaaaagaaaaagggtCAGTCACACAAGGTGCATCGCGCTCTCTTCTTTGAGCGGTggggagatggagagagaggtgggggtAGGGTATGTCAGCCAAAGGCAGTCCGTAACAGAAAAAAAGCTCTCAATTCGTTTCGTACGATTATAGAAGtttggaggagggggggggtgatcCGCGTGGCTCTGTCACATTGAGAGGTGCAAGAGTATGAACGAAATGAGAGACAAGAAAGACAGGGGAAAGGTCTGTACATTCGCACTCATATATGGATGTGCGACGATGGATGGGTAAacgaagggagggggtggggcagggGCCTccagagaaaaaaaagggattATTTTCATCCAAGGTGGGTGGGTCGTGGTGTGAACTACGCCACATCAAtcaaaacgaaaacaaagacCACAGAGGTGGAAGTAGTATTATCTTGGATATGCCTATACTACGACCAACCGCCACGCtcagcagacacacacatgggTGTGTCGaatggcgcagcagctgaggcCCACGTCGTACGTGGTGGGCTCTCATAAGGGTTACAGATGAATGCGAGGTCAGGTGAATACACAAATATATGATTGGACCCCGAACAAAGGtaaacaacaaaaaacgaGACTCAAGAACGCGCGACAGCAGAGCGAAGAAAGCCGGGACGAAGGGTCTTTTACTGTTGGGTATAAAAAAAACGTTGAAAACACATACATGCGAAAAGCAAAGAAACGGCCAGGAGGGCGAACGACGGAGGGTGAGGGACGGggagaagacacacacacacccatacacacacgcaacacAAAAGTGGGTGACGGAGGCacgaaaggaaaaagggggaaaaggagagggaaagtAGCACACATAGGAGAGGAGAAACGAGAAgaagccacgcacacaaacacgaaTAGGCTGGCGCGAGCCTCTTTTTTTACGCTATTTTAACTTTGTAATGTACAAAAGGAGAAAGAAAGCAGAACGACAGTGCATCCAAggggacggagagagagagagtaggGAGTGGGAAAGATTTGTGTGTAGGGGGGATCGAAAGGAGAGCAAAGAAACGAGACGGGTGGAGAGATACAAGACAAGGGCAACATCGGACGTCATCGCATACATGTGTCTACATGTGGTCGGTGGCGGTAATATTATGTGCCGTGGCCACCGATGCTGAAGATGTTCTCCGGCGGGTTACTCCTTCCAAAGTCAGAGAACATACCCTTGCCATCCGCACCGCTGAGCATATTTGGCTGGTTTGCAGCGTTGGCATTCGTAGGAGCGATCTCGTCGCGCGACGAAAGTGACTGACGCGTCGGCTTGGTAGCTGACACGTTCCAATCAAAAACATAGTCCATCGTTTCGCGGGGGCTCATGGAGTCTAAAACGGACTGGAGAAGGGCGTGGCACATGTCGTACTGAGGGGTCTCCGCAAACTCCATATTTCGGGCGTAGAAGAGCAGGTGCTCGAACACCTGAGGGCACTTGGCACAAATCTGGCTATAGCTCAAATCAGCCTTGATCTGACCGATCTTGCGCTCCTTGGCCGACAGGTCCTTGATGTTGAGGCCCGACCACGGCAGGCGACCACGATACATGTAAATCATGATGTACACTAGCTGCTCCAGGTCGTCACGGCGGCTCTGCGAGTATCCCTGATGCGTCCGCACCGAAGCGAAGCGCGAGGTGCCCAGAAAGTACCGGCCAGTGAAGATGTCACGATGCTTGCCATCGGAGTCGATGAATTTGGAGCTTAGACCAAAATCAATCATGAAGATGCGATTCGAGAAGGAGCCTTTGCCCACAAGGAAGTTATCCGTCTTCAGGTCACGGTGCACGTAGCCCACAGAGTGAATGTACTCGAGGCGCGACAGGATCTGGCCCGCCAGCATGATAGTCGTCTTGAGAGAGAAGCGGCCCAACCTCTCGTGGAAGTCCTCGAGCGATGCGCCGTGCATGGACATGATCAGCATGCGGTAGTCGCCTTCCTGTCCAAAGTACTTCAGTGTCGCAATGCCTGAAATACCATCCTTTGTGGGAGTCTTCTGAATGTCCTGCATCACGCGCGCCTCGTGAAAGAGAAACGAGTTGCGACCGTTATTCTTTTCCAtcttcaccgccaccatctcgTTGTTGGACGTCTGAACGGCCGCGTAGACTTCGCCGAAGCCACCCTTGCCGAGCAGCTTCGTGAGGAAAAAGCGTCCTTGAAAGATGGACTTAATGACAGGTGCCACCTCGGAAGATGTCTCTGGCATTGTGATCGACGAAGGGCTTCTTCTCGCTTTATATCAGCTACACGAGTGTAT
This sequence is a window from Leishmania mexicana MHOM/GT/2001/U1103 complete genome, chromosome 4. Protein-coding genes within it:
- a CDS encoding putative casein kinase I is translated as MPETSSEVAPVIKSIFQGRFFLTKLLGKGGFGEVYAAVQTSNNEMVAVKMEKNNGRNSFLFHEARVMQDIQKTPTKDGISGIATLKYFGQEGDYRMLIMSMHGASLEDFHERLGRFSLKTTIMLAGQILSRLEYIHSVGYVHRDLKTDNFLVGKGSFSNRIFMIDFGLSSKFIDSDGKHRDIFTGRYFLGTSRFASVRTHQGYSQSRRDDLEQLVYIMIYMYRGRLPWSGLNIKDLSAKERKIGQIKADLSYSQICAKCPQVFEHLLFYARNMEFAETPQYDMCHALLQSVLDSMSPRETMDYVFDWNVSATKPTRQSLSSRDEIAPTNANAANQPNMLSGADGKGMFSDFGRSNPPENIFSIGGHGT